CAGAAAGATGTTGCTCTGCTCGAGGATCTCGACTTGCCAGGAGGTCCCCGCCCCGTTCATGTTTTCGAATACCCAGAGACCATAACCCCCTGAAGCGACGACATCCGTATCGCCATCCCTGTCGAAATCCGCCAGACAGGCGGAACTCGAGCCTTGGAAGCCCGCCGTGATGTCGCAGCCTACCCATGGTTCGCCAAGGTCATCCGGGTTCGACCGCCAGCGTATGTACGATCCCGGCCCCTCGGCTCCGAGCAGATCGGGATCGCCGTCGCAGTCGATGTCCCCTGCCTCGAGGATGGTCCCGATCGCATCGTTGACTATTTCATACCTTGCCCATTCGTCGCCGCCGTCCGTGTTCCTGTACCACGCCGTATAGTCACCTGCGCCGAATACGGCAGCGATGTCCTCCCAGCCGTCCCCGTCGAAATCGCCGCAAATCGCGTCGAGGGGACGCTCGATGGTCGAATCGACGGTATGTCTTGTCCAGGTCGTCCCTGGAAAAGGATTCTCCCACCAGACCACTTCGTCTGCCCACCACAGCTGCCCGACCAGATCGGGATCCCCGTCATGATCGATGTCGGACACATCGATGCTGCCCGATCCATACTCCGGGGAGATGTAATCTATGGTGTGACTTGACCATCCAGACCCGCCCGATCCATTCTCGAACCATGTCACGGCGGGTTTCCCGACGACGGCATCGCAGTCGCCATCCTTATCGAAGTCCCCGCAGTCGATCCCATACGTGTAGTTTTCGACGGTCGCGATCGCATGAACCGCCCACGCCCTCCCTGTTCCGTCGGTGTTCTCCCACCAGCTTATCGTATCGGTGAAATCATCGAGGACGATCATGTCCGGATCTCCGTCGCCATCCACGTCGCCAGGAACGGCATCGGTGAAACCGCCGGGAAACGCGCACACGAAGTACTGCGAAAGTGACAGCAGACCATCCTCCCACCAGATCGATCCGATCTCCGATGAGAACCTGTCAGTGAATCCCGTCAGCGGGCCGGGCTCTTCTGGCCCTCCGGACCAGTCGGTCTGCGTTGCGAATTCTGCGTGAAGTGGCATGGCGAGAAGGGTTAGAATGGCAGCGGCATTCCTCATGACAGTTCCTCCCCCCAAGGAATAGTCATACTGGATACTGAATAGCATGCCTCGGCCCGGGGGTCAACGGCTGCCCGATGCCACCCCCTCCTCCAGACCGCCCCTCCAGACCGCTTTAAACTTTCGATGCCTAACACAACTGCCTGCCAGAATCATCCTGGAGTGGACTCCGAGAGATAGAATGCTGATGTAAAGGGATTCACGGCCAACCAACCGGCTTGCCCGAATAGTCCGGGAGTTGGGACCGGAAAGTAAAAGCGGTCTGGGGTCAGCGCACGCGGTGGCCTACGCCTCCCGTGGAGCCGCCTGCAGAACCGGGATCGCCCACGCGGTGTCCCTGTCCGCCGGTGGCGCCTTCGTCGCCGCCCACCCTGGTGCCCCGGCCGGCCGCCGGACCCGTCACCGCATCCGCGAGGGCGCTGCGGAAACCCTGGATGTCAGCAGTGTACAGCACCATGTCGTTCAGGTCGGTCACCTCTCCGGTGCGGCTCAGGTCTATGGCAAAGCCGATCCCTTCGATGGTCTCGTCGCTCGTGCCCCAGGTGTTGACTCCGATGCAGTAGTAGAGGCCGTCGCGCTCGACCATGAGCGGGCCGCCGCTGTTGCCGTGGTTGAGAGCCGCATCGAGCTGGATGACCGGGATCCCGTCGAGATCCCGGAAGGCGCTGATGCGCCCGAAGGTTACGGTGCCCTGGTAGTAGGTGTAGTCGTCGGCAGGCGAGCCCGATGCGGCAACCTCGTCGCCGACGCCCAGGTCGTCACCCTCGTAGACGGGGACGATCGTGTAGTCATCCCCCTCGGCGAGGCCCGCCGCAGGAACAACCAGCACGGCGAGATCGACTCCCCTGAAGAACCCGCAGTAGCTCACCGGCGCCATCTTCCCCGACTGGAACTCGATCAACAGCCCGTACTCGGAGAGACCTCCGCTCCTTCCGCCGCCGGCCACGAGATCGTCGATCCCGAGGCAGTGGCGGTTCGTCACCATCACGAGGGAATCGCCGAGGACGCCGACCACGAAGGCCGTCCCCATCCAGCCCTGCGTCTCCGACGACCTGCCGGCGGTCTCGTAGACGCCCAGGATGGTTGCCGAGCAGCCCGAGAGCTGGTCGATGGTGAGCCCGGGCTCCTGTTCGTCCGCTGCCTGCCTGTCTGCAGCCAGCTCCTCCGTGGCCCGCCCGTCGGAAAGCCGCGGGTCGGGCTCGGTGCTCCTCGGGGGCCCGGCCCAGGATGTCGATGCAGCTAGGATAAGAGTGAACACGATCGGTGACATGCGAAGGATTGTGCGGTTCGACATCGACATCCTCCAGTCAGGGCGTTCCGTTGCTATCCATCGCAGATACGATGTGTCTGACGCGCAGGCGGGGCAAGGCTGCGGGAGGACTTCCCGAGAACCGTATCTCGAAACCCGTGCAGTCTTTCGAGAGACCATCGCCGT
This is a stretch of genomic DNA from Candidatus Fermentibacter sp.. It encodes these proteins:
- a CDS encoding FG-GAP-like repeat-containing protein; its protein translation is MRNAAAILTLLAMPLHAEFATQTDWSGGPEEPGPLTGFTDRFSSEIGSIWWEDGLLSLSQYFVCAFPGGFTDAVPGDVDGDGDPDMIVLDDFTDTISWWENTDGTGRAWAVHAIATVENYTYGIDCGDFDKDGDCDAVVGKPAVTWFENGSGGSGWSSHTIDYISPEYGSGSIDVSDIDHDGDPDLVGQLWWADEVVWWENPFPGTTWTRHTVDSTIERPLDAICGDFDGDGWEDIAAVFGAGDYTAWYRNTDGGDEWARYEIVNDAIGTILEAGDIDCDGDPDLLGAEGPGSYIRWRSNPDDLGEPWVGCDITAGFQGSSSACLADFDRDGDTDVVASGGYGLWVFENMNGAGTSWQVEILEQSNIFLNFPQAVVGCDLDSDGKAEFVVSDGTETNEWDPDDWLTIGNLVSSVVYVIDADWLGLSCTADTPIGTAVTFQVRASDDYTQMGEWSDTLTVPCSLDGILDDYDSFVQYRAILSRSEPGTTPVLEEVTFTWNPLGIAGDHPPALFELVPVPNPAHGEAFILLGMPVAGTVELTVYDLAGRQVSIRSGMELDAGWNEVALGEFPPGVYFVVARSGVSRASERLVVME
- a CDS encoding S1C family serine protease, whose translation is MSNRTILRMSPIVFTLILAASTSWAGPPRSTEPDPRLSDGRATEELAADRQAADEQEPGLTIDQLSGCSATILGVYETAGRSSETQGWMGTAFVVGVLGDSLVMVTNRHCLGIDDLVAGGGRSGGLSEYGLLIEFQSGKMAPVSYCGFFRGVDLAVLVVPAAGLAEGDDYTIVPVYEGDDLGVGDEVAASGSPADDYTYYQGTVTFGRISAFRDLDGIPVIQLDAALNHGNSGGPLMVERDGLYYCIGVNTWGTSDETIEGIGFAIDLSRTGEVTDLNDMVLYTADIQGFRSALADAVTGPAAGRGTRVGGDEGATGGQGHRVGDPGSAGGSTGGVGHRVR